TTACatcaggggtttttttgttgtttgtttcaccCTGGTCCCCTCAAACACATGGGAGAAAGACTTTTATTGGTTTATTTCAGGACGTGTCACTAGGCCCATGGGGAGATGTGTGTGCTTGTGAGCAGAGTTCAGGCTGGACTAGGTAAGTTACAGGAGAGTATGTAGTGAAGATGCTCCTTTGGGGCTTTCTGTTGTGGCATGGGATGGAATCGGAAGCTGACTTCTGGTTCCCACCCAGGGATCTTTGCAGTGAGTGTTCCAAAGGCATGGGATCCTTTAGGACTCAGACTGCCCAGGAGCTGGGGCTTTCAGGGAGGGCCACTTGAAGGGGATCTCCTGAGCTAGCTCTTGCTCTGCTTTGCAGTTTGGTGCAGCGGGGCAGGCTGGAGGGTGAGGGAAACGTGGCCCCAGTGCGGATCAGCGAGAGGCTCCACCTGCAGGTGTACCGGGTCGTGCTGCCAGGTTTTGAGCTGCTGACGTGGCCCCAGCCTCCCTCGGAGGGCCTGAGCCCCACCCAGCCCAGGCTAGAGGAAGAGGTATCCTTGGCTGTGGTGACAGAAGTGGAGTCTGCTGTACAACAGGAAGTGGCCTCCCACGGGGAGGATGCAGCAGAACCTTGCATAGGTATGTGTCAAATAAATGCTGGCTTCCCCAATTATCACCAAAATAACCTGTTGATAAGACAAAGCAAAGCTTAGGGCGTAAGACAGGGGAGAACAGTAGCATTTCTGAGAGGGAAGGGCAAAGCCTGGATGTTTATCGAAATTTTGAAGTCTGGTATAAGGTGGATTTTTCAGTGTGGGATGGGGACGGGGCTCGATCAGTATTGGGTAAGGATCATGACATAGTAGTTTAGGATTTGTGGAGACAGCAAGGCTAGAATTTTCAGGTAAGAGGTTCAAAGAGTTTGGGGATGTAAACTGTTATTTGATGCTTTTTATTAAAGAGTGACAGGTCTTTTCCTTGGAATCAACAAtatagttgactcttgaacaacatgggggttaggggcactgaccctccgggcagttgaaaatctgagtataacttatGGTTGACCCTCCACATCCAAGGTTTCACATCTGTGGTTTtgcatctgcggattcaaccatGTAGTGCCGtggtatttactgttgaaaaaaatcctcGTATAAGTGGAtccgtgcagttcaaacctgtgtttttcaagggtcaactgtatagatATTTGCAAGTTTTATCTTCCTGAGTTAAGTTTTCTGGAATAGTAAGGTCACACTGACAAAGACAGCAAGTGTGTATAAGGTTTAcagttttcttatgttttttctgtctgggctggggatggggatTCCTTTATTTTCACGTGACCTAAAGTGAGGAGGTGGTGGTCTCAACTCATCCGCAGTGCATGTCTCCAGAGGGAGAACAAGGGCACTCTGGGATGGCCTTTCTCTAGAAATTATCCAGATGTCTAGACACTGTGGTTCCCAGGAGAGCCTCCCCAGAAGGCACCTGAGACTGGacagaaagataaacagagtGTGTGACTCATGTTCCAGGGAAGAGATTGGTGTCATTGCTCCCATTGCAGTTCAGGGGCTGAGAAGAAGACACATATTCCTATAATTTCCTGGTGAGACCACTGTGACCCCCTGCTACAGTCACCTACTAAGCGCAGCACCCCACTCTTGCCTTGCAGATCCTGGTCACCAGTCACCCCCCCACATCCAGGTGGTGAGCCCTGGACTTCAGCCCCAAATCCAGGACCAAGTTTCCAAGGAGAGTCAGCCACTCAGCCCACTGCCTCAGGATGGCCGTGTAGACGAGGAGGACCCACCCCAGACCCAGATGCCACCTGAACCTCAGAGCAGCTCCACTCCCCAGCAGGGCCCTGAGAGCAGTGAGGCCAGTTCCTCATCTTCTGCCAGGGGCCCCCAGCTGCATGCTTACCTAGTCAAGAAGTTGCGTAGCCCCAGTGATCAACGGCCACCCAGAGCGAAGACCTCAGAGCCCGGGGCCCAGCAGAGTGGAGAGCAGCAGCACCCTGGCTTCCCCACATGCTTGCGGAGCGCCCCTGGCCCGGTGGGAGGCTCCCCGGAGCGGGGGCGACGGTACCGCTGTGCCGAGTGTGGCAAGGCCTTCCTGCAGCTGTGCCACCTGAAGAAGCATGCGTTCGTGCACACGGGCCACAAGCCCTTCCTTTGCACCGAGTGTGGCAAGAGCTACAGCTCAGAGGAGAGCTTCAAAGCCCACATGCTGGGCCACCGTGGGGTGCGGCCATTCCCCTGCCCTCAGTGCACCAAGGCCTACGGCACCCGGCGAGACCTCAGAGAGCACCAGGTTGTACATTCAGGTGCCCGGCCCTTTGCTTGCGACCAGTGTGGCAAGGCCTTCGCCCGCCGGCCCTCCCTGCGGCTGCATCGCAAGACACACCAGGTTCCAGCGGCCCCTGCCCCGTGCCCGTGCCCTGTGTGCGGGCGGCCCCTGGCCAACCAGGGCTCCCTGCGGAACC
Above is a genomic segment from Physeter macrocephalus isolate SW-GA unplaced genomic scaffold, ASM283717v5 random_736, whole genome shotgun sequence containing:
- the ZNF408 gene encoding zinc finger protein 408, translated to MEEAEELPLEWERLQFTPDPRLGPDSGWSPSREGCAQGLKDLSPGPTRAILALKSLPRGLALGPSLIKEQRLGVWCVGEPLQPGLLWGPLEEESVSEQKGHGVKTKQKEDVSLGPWGDVCACEQSSGWTSLVQRGRLEGEGNVAPVRISERLHLQVYRVVLPGFELLTWPQPPSEGLSPTQPRLEEEVSLAVVTEVESAVQQEVASHGEDAAEPCIDPGHQSPPHIQVVSPGLQPQIQDQVSKESQPLSPLPQDGRVDEEDPPQTQMPPEPQSSSTPQQGPESSEASSSSSARGPQLHAYLVKKLRSPSDQRPPRAKTSEPGAQQSGEQQHPGFPTCLRSAPGPVGGSPERGRRYRCAECGKAFLQLCHLKKHAFVHTGHKPFLCTECGKSYSSEESFKAHMLGHRGVRPFPCPQCTKAYGTRRDLREHQVVHSGARPFACDQCGKAFARRPSLRLHRKTHQVPAAPAPCPCPVCGRPLANQGSLRNHMRLHTGEKPFLCPHCGRAFRQRGSLRGHLRLHTGERPYRCPHCADAFPQLPELRRHLISHTGEAHLCPVCGKALRDPHTLRAHERLHSGERPFPCPQCGRAYTLATKLRRHLKSHLADKPYRCPTCGMGYTLLQSLRRHQLSHQPGAPSSPPCVPPAASEPSMVLLQTEPELLDTGSERGGSPAPDVFEVALSESQDKCFVVPAEPGPAPSLVLIHKDMGFSTWAEVVEVETGT